In one Colletotrichum destructivum chromosome 2, complete sequence genomic region, the following are encoded:
- a CDS encoding Putative GroES-like superfamily, alcohol dehydrogenase-like, NAD(P)-binding domain superfamily, whose translation MGSIGHHSLPPTLPDRQRAVVQAESPAGKLQIVTDRPVPKPAFDEVLVRVHAVAVNPSDWKMTTQFPCPGAGCGMDFSGVVVATGHGLDPALGIRVGDAVAGAVHGANPFDPQAGAFAEYTCALADLLWKIPRPWDLTDAATVGGCCVATVGLGLFADDALGLPFGLDQFVADGKASFVLVYGGSTASGTMAIQLAKLCGYRVIATCSPRNAAMVESYGAERTFDYSSSSCAADIRAYTENTLHHVLDTIVDPKSILVANKAIGRSGGRYAGLEALPEDVLDGSGTTRRIIKWTYVMGTSMIGREEGLTGPYYSKPRPERRAFGKWWFRTVVQDLVDKGLLRPHPVKLMEGGLERVPEGVEMLQKKLVSGEKLVYKVV comes from the exons ATGGGCTCCATTGGTCACCATTCTCTCCCCCCGACATTGCCCGACAGGCAACGGGCCGTCGTCCAGGCCGAAAGCCCTGCCGGGAAGCTCCAGATCGTCACGGACCGACCTGTGCCCAAGCCCGCATTCGACGAGGTCTTGGTCCGCGTTCATGCCGTCGCGGTAAACCCGTCGGACTGGAAGATGACCACGCAGTTCCCGTGCCCCGGTGCCGGGTGCGGCATGGACTTCTCCGGAGTCGTGGTGGCAACCGGACACGGACTCGACCCAGCTTTGGGCATCCGAGTCGGTGACGCTGTAGCCGGTGCTGTCCACGGCGCGAATCCCTTTGACCCGCAAGCCGGCGCCTTTGCCGAGTACACTTGCGCTCTCGCTGACCTCTTATGGAAGATCCCGCGGCCGTGGGATCTCACCGACGCCGCGACAGTCGGGGGCTGCTGTGTGGCTACCGTGGGCCTGGGCTTgttcgccgacgacgcacTCGGTCTCCCGTTTGGACTGGACCAATTCGTGGCGGATGGCAAGGCTTCTTTCGTTCTCGTATATGGGGGCAGCACAGCCTCGGGGACCATGGCCATCCAACTGGCAAAACT ATGCGGCTACCGAGTAATCGCAACATGCTCGCCTCGAAACGCCGCCATGGTAGAGTCGTACGGAGCGGAGCGCACGTTTGACTACAGTAGTTCCTCTTGCGCCGCGGATATACGCGCGTACACCGAGAACACTCTGCACCATGTGCTGGATACCATCGTTGATCCAAAGTCCATCCTGGTTGCCAACAAGGCGATCGGACGTTCCGGCGGGCGCTATGCCGGGCTCGAAGCCTTGCCGGaagacgtcctcgacggcagcggTACAACTCGAAGAATCATCAAGTGGACCTACGTCATGGGCACGAGCATGATcgggagagaggaagggcTCACGGGGCCGTATTACAGCAAGCCGCGGCCGGAAAGGCGTGCCTTTGGCAAATGGTGGTTTCGTACGGTCGTTCAAGACCTCGTGGACAAGGGTTTGCTTCGACCGCATCCTGTGAAGCTGATGGAGGGTGGACTGGAACGTGTTCCCGAGGGTGTTGAGATGCTTCAGAAGAAGCTGGTGAGCGGCGAGAAACTGGTCTATAAAGTTGTTTGA
- a CDS encoding Putative alpha/beta hydrolase-1, whose product MGSARNSLNFNEQPPSVMMHHFFSSPFYNFELTRILGTTAAGGCDVAEFLEAVGEIKKHDPESWYRAWWRQASRASQAAADAGLRGLAPLARAAYLRAANYYRAAPYMLPTTDRRVVKCAELSAEHFEKATQFMEGRVLNMAFHLGNIVIPGRLFLPPESKRLRDNQKTPLLINCGGADPTMEELYFVFGTLGPELGYGVLTFDGPGQGLTLKRDAEFMRPDYEKVLSCVLDGVWALAKERPDANLDLDRVCVAGISMGGYISLRTAAAEPARVAACVSADPVYDMWELTMTRLPGWYVRMWLSGWVSDGFFDWSCNAHMRLDFPTRWEFGTTMHVMGQRRPADVLREFRRYSLRWRPEDDMSKGKGGDEERGGATILSQVRCPVLVTGASQAIYQLPDASTQRIMEELVNVPDEKKEVWIPQTVGAGALTGKVGAWNSLATETFSFLDRQLGISRPSR is encoded by the coding sequence ATGGGAAGTGCACGAAACTCGCTCAACTTCAACGAACAACCGCCCAGCGTCATGATGCATCACTTCTTCTCGTCCCCCTTTTACAACTTTGAGCTCACGCGCATCTTGGGAACCACCGCCGCGGGGGGTTGCGACGtggccgagttcctcgaggccgtgggcGAGATCAAGAAGCACGATCCCGAGAGCTGGTACCGGGCCTGGTGGCGGCAGGCGAGCCGCGCcagccaggccgccgccgatgccggcCTTCGCGGGCTCGCGCCGCTGGCCAGGGCCGCGTACCTACGGGCCGCAAACTACTACCGGGCTGCGCCGTACATGCTGCCGACGACTGATCGGCGCGTCGTCAAGTGCGCCGAGCTGAGCGCCGAGCACTTTGAGAAAGCCACCCAGTTCATGGAGGGCAGAGTCCTGAACATGGCGTTCCACCTGGGTAACATTGTGATCCCCGGCCGGCTGTTTTtgccgcccgagtcgaaGAGGCTCCGGGACAACCAGAAGACGCCGCTGCTCATCAACTGCGGCGGGGCGGATCCCACCATGGAAGAGCTGTATTTCGTCTTTGGCACCTTGGGTCCCGAGCTCGGCTACGGCGTCCTCACCTTCGACGGGCCGGGCCAGGGCCTCACGCTGAAGCGGGACGCCGAGTTCATGAGGCCCGACTACGAAAAGGTCCTGTCGTGTGTCCTCGACGGGGTATGGGCGCTGGCCAAGGAACGGCCCGACGCCAATCTCGACCTGGATCGCGTGTGCGTGGCGGGCATCTCCATGGGCGGGTACATCTCCctccgcaccgccgccgccgagcccgcccGCGTCGCGGCTTGCGTCTCGGCCGATCCGGTCTACGACATGTGGGAGTTGACCATGACCAGACTCCCCGGGTGGTACGTCCGCATGTGGCTGAGCGGCTGGGTCTCGgacggcttcttcgactGGTCCTGCAACGCGCATATGCGACTCGACTTCCCAACACGCTGGGAGTTCGGCACGACCATGCACGTGATGGGCCAGAGGCGGCCTGCGGACGTGTTGCGCGAGTTCAGGAGATACTCGCTGCGCTGGCGACCCGAAGACGACATGTCGAAAGGGAAGGGCGGAGACGAGGAGAGAGGCGGCGCCACCATCTTGTCGCAAGTCAGATGTCCTGTTCTGGTCACGGGCGCGTCGCAGGCCATCTATCAGCTGCCCGATGCAAGCACCCAGAGAATCATGGAAGAGCTCGTCAACGTCCcggatgagaagaaggaggtcTGGATCCCGCAAACCGTGGGAGCCGGTGCTTTAACGGGCAAGGTTGGAGCGTGGAACTCTCTGGCCACGGAAACGTTTTCGTTCCTTGACAGACAGCTAGGTATTAGTAGGCCGTCGCGATGA
- a CDS encoding Putative major facilitator superfamily, MFS transporter superfamily codes for MLDSQTSDREDGKLTVTEEHDLQILRNESPEAGLRDQPEAMKVNSNTPTYVTGYKLLIAMAALNLSAILINLDSSILSTATPTITDEFHSVKDIGCSALQPLTGKLFTYFSNKVRVLPNHHARGGEANQMKRTYIIFLILFEVGSLICGLAKSSPMFIAGRAIAGAGGAGLFNGSMIIVYAMVEAQKRPVMMGIMIGISQIGLIAGPLIGGALTQYSTWRWCFFINLPIGGFACILLALVYIPEQMPKPKVAAVLTDRNIVQKFDVVSSAILIGSVVQLLLALHYGGGEYPWNSATVIGLFSGFAVATILFVVWEYRAGENATIPLKMLTNRVVASASMVNIFLFGVTYIATYSIPIFFQSILGDSPMESGIHMLPSMFSSIFFTVISGMMVTRLGYYLPFAVFAAILLTVGSGLMSTWSPTTRAGEWIGYQILYGSGRGLGMQMSIVAIQTAIPPTQVAVALTVLVFFQGLAVAVLISIGNTVFDSTVVGQIAALAPDVNPRVIIAAGATAYRSKVSAEDLPNVVKAWATGFQRTMYIATGLSMGMFLFSWGLGFYSVKKKEDSTAAQGSNGADKT; via the exons ATGCTGGATTCACAAACATCCGACAGAGAGGACGGCAAGTTGACCGTCACCGAAGAACATGACTTACAAATATTGAGAAACGAGTCTCCGGAGGCTGGACTGAGAGATCAGCCTGAGGCCATGAAGGTGAACAGCAATACCCCGACATATGTAACGGGGTACAAGCTCCTTATTGCTATGGCCGCCTTGAATCTCAGCGCCATCCTGATCAACCTCGACAGCTCCATTCTCTCTACG GCAACTCCTACCATTACCGACGAGTTCCATTCCGTCAAGGACATTGGCTG CTCGGCCCTCCAACCACTGACGGGAAAGCTCTTCACCTACTTTAGTAACAAGGTGAGAGTTCTTCCAAATCATCACGCACGGGGGGGTGAGGCTAACCAGATGAAGCGGACGTacatcatcttcctcatcttgtTCGAGGTCGGCTCCCTGATCTGTGGACTGGCCAAGTCGTCGCCCATGTTCATTGCCGGTAGAGCGattgccggcgccggcggggcAGGGCTCTTCAACGGATCGATGATCATAGTCTACGCAATGGTCGAAGCACAGAAACGTCCCGTCATGATGGGGATCATGATCGGCATCTCCCAGATCGGGCTGATAGCAGGCCCGCTCATCGGAGGGGCGTTGACGCAGTACAGCACCTGGCGCTGGT GTTTCTTCATCAATCTGCCCATCGGCGGCTTTGCTTGCATCCTTCTAGCGCTGGTATATATCCCAGAGCAGATGCCGAAGCCCAAGGTCGCCGCAGTGCTCACGGATCGTAATATTGTGCAAAAGTTCGACGTCGTCAGCTCGGCCATCCTCATCGGCAGCGtcgtccagcttcttctggcGTTGCACTATGGTGGTGGCGAATATCCCTGGAACAGCGCCACCGTCATCGGACTCTTTTCCGGGTTCGCCGTGGCGACGATACTCTTTGTGGTATGGGAGTATCGAGCCGGAGAGAACGCCACGATACCGCTCAAGATGCTCACGAACAGAGTCGTGGCCTCCGCGTCGATGGTGAACATTTTCCTTTTTGGAGTTACCTACATCGCGACATATTCCATCCCCATCTTCTTCCAAAGCATTCTTGGAGACAGTCCGATGGAGAGCGGCATTCACATGCTGCCGAGTATGTTTAGCTCCATCTTCTTTACCGTGATCTCAGGCATGATGG TTACGAGGCTCGGATATTACTTGCCATTCGCTGTGTTTGCTGCCATCCTTCTCACCGTAGGCTCTGGTTTAATGTCAACTTGGTCTCCCACCACAAGGGCGGGGGAGTGGATTGGCTACCAGATACTATACGGGTCTGGACGAGGTTTGGGGATGCAAATG TCAATTGTTGCTATACAAACCGCCATCCCGCCGACACAGGTTGCAGTTGCGTTGACGGTTCTTGTTTTCTTCCAGGGactggccgtcgccgtacTCATCAGCATCGGAAACACTGTCTTTGACAGCACCGTTGTGGGCCAAatcgccgcccttgccccTGACGTCAACCCCAGGGTCATTATTGCCGCCGGCGCTACGGCATACAGAAGTAAGGTGTCTGCGGAGGACCTACCGAACGTTGTGAAAGCCTGGGCTACTGGCTTTCAACGGACCATGTACATCGCAACAGGACTGTCGATGGGAATGTTTTTGTTCTCGTGGGGCTTAGGTTTCTATAGCgtgaagaagaaagaggacTCTACGGCGGCCCAGGGGTCCAACGGGGCTGACAAGACGTGA
- a CDS encoding Putative 2EXR domain-containing protein, whose translation MATPAAFSLFSNLPIELRLSIWEETVSSPSIHIFDVCFPSRRGNDRSERAFEEASSASYQSQSVRWKRYKNSVFLDSLEVTTGDDQLTGPEPHPVQHVQDPSVYRQRRALHLTCREAFSSSALRTNRVNTVYLPGRGRKFEYDNDRDVIFLRLWDRNRPIGARSTSSEQVNSSVSSITEVLEACWSAEMALTVYQARRIAIDVDETTMRLCIGEVACLASCFQKGLEVLYLVDHQTGDSGGDTRCRYVAADLQRRGGLYRQLHSSILQENLTRVPDLIRGVGREYREVFDLERLSWSESHPAYTFARLVTEYVRSQQLDAGAEEFKGVRILVVEDESVWSHDTVC comes from the coding sequence ATGGCAACTCCAGCAGCTTTTTCTTTATTTTCCAACCTCCCTATCGAACTCCGCCTCAGTATCTGGGAGGAGACTGTATCcagcccatccatccacatATTTGACGTCTGCTTTCCATCACGGCGTGGGAACGACCGCAGCGAGCGCGCCTTTGAAGAGGCGAGCTCCGCCAGTTACCAAAGCCAAAGCGTGCGTTGGAAAAGGTACAAAAACAGCGTTTTCCTGGACTCTCTGGAAGTCACCACTGGCGATGATCAACTCACGGGCCCAGAGCCGCATCCCGTACAACATGTGCAGGATCCTAGCGTTTACCGGCAACGCCGTGCTCTACACTTGACCTGCAGGGAAGCAttctcgtcttcggcccTGAGGACGAACAGGGTCAACACGGTGTATCTCCCTGGTCGTGGACGCAAGTTTGAATATGACAACGACCGAGATGTGATATTCCTGCGCTTATGGGATAGGAATAGGCCGATTGGTGCCCGGTCGACGTCTTCGGAGCAAGTGAATTCCTCAGTCAGCAGCATCACTGAGGTACTCGAGGCCTGTTGGAGCGCGGAGATGGCCCTGACAGTGTATCAGGCACGGCGtatcgccatcgacgtgGATGAGACGACTATGCGTTTGTGCATTGGTGAGGTCGCCTGTCTGGCGTCCTGTTTCCAAAAAGGACTTGAGGTGCTCTATTTGGTCGATCACCAGACGGGTGACAGTGGAGGTGATACAAGGTGCCGTTATGTTGCTGCAGATCTGCAAAGGAGGGGTGGTCTCTACAGGCAGTTGCATAGCAGCATTCTGCAAGAAAACCTGACGAGAGTGCCGGATCTTATTCGTGGGGTAGGAAGAGAATACCGGGAGGTGTTTGACTTGGAAAGGCTCTCATGGAGCGAGTCGCATCCTGCCTATACGTTCGCCCGTCTCGTCACAGAATATGTTCGCAGTCAGCAGCTCGATGCTGGCGCGGAAGAGTTTAAAGGCGTCCGGATACTTGTAGTTGAAGACGAAAGCGTCTGGAGCCACGATACAGTGTGTTAG
- a CDS encoding Putative cytochrome P450, giving the protein MAIITELWDAEDIWKLAAVTIVIYNVYRSVYLLYFHPLARFPGPRFAAVSEVSHVYNWYVSRQELHDDSLMHISSIGLQEVTTIIYIVSIRLTVSQFAVQQTPLADNQCLGDVVRVAPNELSFNAARSLQGHMFLKSSFYAGPSGYSTIVMERDPAKHRETKRLMAYGFSSKELQAQEPILKTNLGLLTHQIETQGGFDKNGVSLNKLLQGFVFDTIGELALGEPFGALGTGSSRPIMKISRFFRPPQLTLFFIGKPHPWIETIHGAIYFMSIVQIAPRLPILLLALPFVAPWSSIGQFISFFRYQSAMTRKRLSRPLHDDKRDLFSFLLKEKPDKFLQVASEAWLGNQAGVMIAAGFDTSAVTAVAASYYLAKNPEKMKRLREEVCERFTDSSEMAGTAVQQLSYLAACIEETMRIMPPITFGLPRESPGAEVDGKFVPKGTVVSTSGWSITRRHEYFFDPEAFHPERWLPPSHKYYDPLFCNDLKEASQPFSLGPRVCLGINLAYVELKLLLARLVWEYKWHLVNKGSFDWDKDRKFQALWVLPQVRVRYERAG; this is encoded by the exons ATGGCAATCATTACAGAGTTGTGGGACGCAGAGGATATATGGAAGTTGGCGGCGGTAACT ATCGTAATCTACAATGTTTACCGATCCGTGTATCTCTTGTATTTCCACCCATTGGCGCGTTTCCCAGGACCCAGGTTTGCCGCCGTGTCTGAGGTTTCCCACGTCTACAACTGGTACGTTTCACGACAAGAACTCCACGACGATTCATTGATGCATATCTCCTCCATAGGCTTACAGGAAGTTACCACAATCATATACATCGTCTCCATCAGACTTACGGTAAGTCAATTCGCTGTACAGCAAACTCCCTTGGCTGACAACCAATGTCTAGGGGACGTTGTTCGTGTGGCCCCCAATGAACTCAGCTTCAACGCCGCCCGAAGCCTGCAAG GGCATATGTTCCTCAAATCTTCATTTTATGCCGGTCCTAGTGGTTACAGCACGATAGTCATGGAGAGAGATCCAGCCAAGCACCGAGAAACGAAGAGGCTCATGGCTTATGGTTTTAGCTCCAAGGAGCTTCAGGCCCAGGAGCCAATCCTCAAGACAAATCTGGGCCTCTTGACTCATCAGATCGAAACCCAAGGCGGTTTTGACAAAAATGGCGTCTCTCTCAATAAG TTGTTGCAGGGCTTTGTGTTTGACACAATTGGAGAGCTTGCCCTGGGCGAGCCATTCGGAGCACTTGGCACAGGTTCGAGTCGCCCAATCATGAAAATCTCTAGGTTCTTTAGACCTCCGCAACTGACTCTTTTTTTCATAGGCAAACCTCACCCTTGGATTGAAACCATACACGGCGCCATCTATTTCATGAGCATCGTTCAAATCGCACCGCGCCTGCCGATCCTCTTGTTGGCTCTCCCTTTTGTCGCGCCGTGGAGCTCGATCGGTCAGTTCATCAGCTTCTTCAGGTACCAGAGCGCAATGACTCGCAAAAGGCTTTCTCGGCCATTGCACGACGACAAAAGAGACCTTTTCAGCTTTCTGCTGAAGGAGAAACCTGACAAGTTCTTGCAAGTTGCATCTGAGGCTTGGCTCGGGAACCAAGCGGGCGTCATGATCGCTGCAGGTTTCGACACATCAGCCGTAACAGCCGTTGCTGCATCATATTACCTCGCTAAAAACCCCGAGAAGATGAAGCGCCTCCGTGAAGAAGTATGCGAAAGATTCACCGACTCTTCCGAGATGGCCGGTACCGCGGTTCAGCAGCTGTCTTATCTGGCGGCATGCATCGAGGAGACCATGAGAATCATGCCTCCCATCACGTTTGGCTTACCTCGCGAAAGCCCCGGTGCCGAAGTTGACGGAAAATTCGTACCCAAAGGG ACCGTTGTTTCTACGAGTGGCTGGAGCATCACACGCCGTCACGAATATTTCTTTGACCCGGAAGCCTTCCACCCCGAGAGGTGGTTGCCGCCTTCTCACAAATATTATGATCCTCTGTTCTGCAACGATCTCAAGGAAGCATCACAACCGTTCTCACTAGGCCCTCGTGTTTGCTTGGGTATAAACCTGGCTTATGTGGAACTGAAGCTTTTATTGGCTCGTCTTGTTTGGGAATACAAGTGGCACTTGGTCAATAAGGGCAGTTTTGACTGGGATAAAGACCGCAAGTTTCAAGCTCTGTGGGTGCTCCCTCAAGTTCGGGTGAGATATGAGCGCGCTGGATAG